Proteins encoded in a region of the Sphingopyxis sp. OAS728 genome:
- a CDS encoding CBU_0592 family membrane protein, protein MSAEIIVIEAIGWAAAATILAAYVLLSMGRLEARGYLYQWMNVVGAGGFIINSGYNGAIPSAVLNVIWAGMGLFTLWSVWRARQAARAILP, encoded by the coding sequence ATGAGCGCGGAGATCATCGTCATCGAAGCCATCGGCTGGGCCGCCGCCGCGACCATCCTCGCCGCTTATGTCCTGCTGTCGATGGGCAGGCTCGAAGCGCGCGGCTATCTCTATCAGTGGATGAACGTCGTCGGCGCGGGCGGCTTCATTATCAATTCGGGATACAATGGCGCGATCCCGTCGGCGGTCCTCAATGTCATCTGGGCCGGCATGGGCCTCTTCACCCTGTGGAGCGTGTGGCGCGCGCGGCAAGCGGCACGCGCGATCCTCCCTTAA
- the acnA gene encoding aconitate hydratase AcnA → MTTTGHDTLGTRSTLDVGGKSYAYYSLDKAAAQLGDVSRLPFSMKVLLENLLRFEDGGFTVSKDDVQALVDWQKDPHSNREIQYRPARVLLQDFTGVPCVVDLAAMRDAIAKLGGDTTKINPLVPVHLVIDHSVMVDEFGHPKAFEQNVEIEYYRNGERYDFLKWGSKSLSNFKAVPPGTGICHQVNLEHIAQAVWSSEDGAGETVAYPDTCVGTDSHTTMINGLGVLGWGVGGIEAEAAMLGQPVSMLIPEVVGFKFTGALKEGVTATDLVLTATQMLRAKGVVGRFVEYFGPGLASLSLADRATLANMAPEYGATCGFFGVDDKTLDYMRLTGRSEENIALVEAYAKAQGLWIVDGAADPVFTDTLELDLGSVVPSLAGPKRPQDRVSLPEVDDVFNADMANTYKKTQTRVPVAGEDFDIGDGDVTIAAITSCTNTSNPGVLVAAGLVAKKADALGLKPKPWVKTSLAPGSQVVTDYLEKAGLQKHLDNIGFNLVGYGCTTCIGNSGPLAEPISKAINENGLVAAAVISGNRNFEGRVSPDVRANFLASPPLVVAYALKGTVIEDFTTTPIGQDQSGNDVFLKDIWPTNQEVAETVQGAVDRDMFEARYAHVYKGDEHWQKISVEGSDTYQWRAGSTYVANPPYFEGMSMTPAPVSDIVNAKPLAILGDSITTDHISPAGSIKADSPAGKWLMEHQVSKADFNSYGARRGHHDVMMRGTFANIRIKNEMVPGIEGGMSRYGAEVMPIYDAAMRHKADGTPLVVIAGKEYGTGSSRDWAAKGTNLLGVRAVIVESFERIHRSNLVGMGVLPLQFLDGQSRETLGLTGDDQFTITGVADLKPRQTVTVNVTRADGSTFSFDTLCRIDTANEVEYYMNGGILHYVLRKLAA, encoded by the coding sequence ATGACCACCACCGGCCACGACACGCTGGGAACCCGTTCGACGCTCGACGTCGGCGGCAAGAGCTACGCTTATTATTCGCTCGACAAGGCCGCGGCCCAGCTCGGCGACGTTTCGCGCCTGCCCTTCTCGATGAAGGTGCTGCTCGAAAACCTCCTCCGCTTCGAGGATGGCGGCTTCACCGTGTCGAAGGATGATGTGCAGGCGCTGGTCGACTGGCAGAAGGACCCGCATTCGAACCGCGAGATCCAGTATCGCCCCGCGCGCGTGCTGCTTCAGGATTTCACCGGCGTTCCCTGCGTCGTCGACCTCGCCGCGATGCGCGATGCGATCGCAAAGCTCGGCGGCGACACGACCAAGATCAACCCGCTCGTCCCCGTCCACCTCGTCATCGACCACTCGGTCATGGTCGACGAATTCGGTCATCCCAAGGCGTTCGAACAGAATGTCGAAATCGAATATTATCGCAACGGCGAACGTTATGACTTCCTGAAATGGGGTTCGAAGTCGCTGTCGAACTTCAAGGCGGTGCCCCCGGGCACCGGCATCTGCCACCAGGTCAATCTCGAGCATATCGCGCAGGCGGTGTGGTCGAGCGAGGACGGCGCGGGTGAAACTGTCGCTTACCCCGATACCTGCGTCGGCACCGACAGCCACACGACGATGATCAACGGGCTCGGCGTGCTCGGCTGGGGCGTCGGCGGGATCGAGGCCGAGGCCGCGATGCTCGGCCAGCCCGTGTCGATGCTCATCCCCGAAGTCGTCGGCTTCAAATTCACCGGCGCGCTGAAGGAAGGCGTCACCGCGACCGACCTCGTGCTCACCGCGACGCAGATGCTGCGCGCCAAGGGCGTCGTCGGCCGCTTCGTCGAATATTTCGGCCCCGGCCTCGCCTCGCTGTCGCTCGCCGACCGCGCGACGCTCGCCAATATGGCGCCCGAATATGGTGCGACCTGCGGCTTCTTCGGCGTCGACGACAAGACGCTCGATTACATGCGCCTGACCGGCCGCTCGGAAGAGAATATCGCGCTGGTCGAGGCCTATGCGAAGGCGCAGGGGCTGTGGATCGTCGATGGTGCCGCGGACCCCGTGTTCACCGACACGCTCGAACTCGACCTCGGCAGCGTCGTTCCGTCGCTCGCGGGGCCGAAGCGTCCGCAGGACCGCGTCTCGCTTCCCGAGGTCGACGATGTGTTCAACGCCGACATGGCGAACACCTATAAAAAGACGCAGACGCGCGTTCCGGTCGCGGGCGAGGATTTCGACATCGGCGACGGCGACGTCACCATCGCCGCGATCACCAGCTGCACCAACACGTCGAACCCCGGCGTGCTCGTCGCCGCGGGCCTCGTCGCGAAGAAAGCCGACGCGCTGGGCCTCAAGCCCAAGCCGTGGGTCAAGACCTCGCTCGCCCCGGGGTCGCAGGTCGTCACCGACTATCTCGAGAAGGCCGGGCTGCAGAAGCATCTCGACAATATCGGCTTCAACCTCGTCGGCTATGGCTGCACGACGTGTATCGGCAATTCGGGGCCGCTGGCGGAGCCGATTTCGAAGGCGATCAACGAGAATGGCCTCGTCGCCGCGGCGGTGATTTCGGGCAACCGCAACTTCGAAGGCCGCGTGTCGCCCGACGTGCGCGCGAACTTCCTCGCCTCGCCGCCGCTCGTCGTCGCCTATGCGCTGAAGGGCACGGTGATCGAGGATTTCACCACCACCCCGATCGGGCAGGACCAGTCGGGCAACGACGTGTTCCTCAAGGACATCTGGCCGACCAACCAGGAAGTCGCCGAGACGGTTCAGGGTGCGGTCGACCGCGACATGTTCGAGGCGCGTTACGCCCATGTCTACAAGGGCGACGAGCATTGGCAGAAGATTTCGGTCGAGGGGTCGGACACCTATCAGTGGCGCGCGGGCTCGACCTATGTCGCCAACCCGCCCTATTTCGAGGGCATGTCGATGACCCCGGCGCCGGTATCGGACATCGTGAACGCAAAGCCGCTCGCGATCCTCGGCGACAGCATCACGACCGACCACATCAGCCCCGCCGGCTCGATCAAGGCGGACTCGCCGGCCGGAAAATGGCTTATGGAACATCAGGTTAGCAAGGCCGACTTCAACAGCTACGGCGCCCGCCGCGGCCACCACGACGTCATGATGCGCGGCACCTTCGCCAACATCCGCATCAAAAACGAAATGGTCCCCGGCATCGAAGGCGGCATGTCGCGCTACGGCGCCGAGGTCATGCCGATCTACGACGCCGCGATGCGCCACAAGGCCGACGGCACCCCGCTCGTCGTCATCGCCGGCAAGGAATATGGCACCGGCTCGTCGCGCGACTGGGCGGCGAAGGGCACCAACCTGCTCGGCGTCCGCGCCGTGATCGTCGAAAGCTTCGAGCGTATCCACCGCTCGAACCTCGTCGGCATGGGCGTGCTGCCGCTGCAGTTCCTCGACGGCCAGAGCCGCGAGACGCTGGGCCTGACGGGCGACGACCAGTTCACGATCACCGGCGTCGCGGACCTCAAGCCGCGCCAGACTGTCACCGTGAACGTCACGCGCGCCGACGGTTCGACCTTCAGCTTCGATACGCTCTGCCGCATCGATACCGCGAACGAGGTCGAATATTATATGAACGGCGGCATCCTGCACTATGTGTTGCGCAAGCTTGCGGCCTGA
- a CDS encoding DUF5131 family protein: MGSASSIEWTDATWNPVAGCNVLSAGCTNCYAMRMAARLEVMGQDKYRGTTRKSGNRRVWTGKIVLDENSLTAPHSWKKGRMVFVNSMSDLFHDGVPLAFIQKVFEVMRATPRHTYQILTKRADRLAEVSHLIEWPANVWMGVSVENEEVAWRIDKLRMSGAKIKFLSCEPLIGPLERLNLDKIDWVIAGGESGPGARPMASEWVRSIRDQCQRQRVAFHFKQWGGAVKSKHGRELDGRTWDEWPRRIVTA, translated from the coding sequence ATGGGAAGCGCATCATCGATCGAATGGACTGACGCTACTTGGAATCCGGTAGCTGGCTGCAATGTTCTCTCGGCTGGCTGCACCAATTGCTACGCCATGAGAATGGCTGCCCGCTTAGAAGTCATGGGCCAAGATAAATACAGAGGAACGACGAGAAAGTCTGGAAACCGACGGGTTTGGACCGGAAAGATCGTACTTGACGAAAATTCCCTTACTGCTCCGCATTCTTGGAAAAAGGGAAGGATGGTCTTTGTAAACAGCATGTCCGATTTGTTTCATGACGGGGTTCCGCTGGCGTTTATCCAAAAAGTTTTTGAAGTGATGCGCGCGACGCCGCGGCACACATATCAAATTCTCACAAAGCGCGCTGACCGGCTCGCAGAGGTTTCCCATCTTATTGAGTGGCCAGCCAACGTTTGGATGGGCGTCAGTGTTGAAAACGAGGAAGTCGCGTGGCGCATCGATAAACTCCGGATGAGCGGAGCGAAGATCAAGTTCCTATCGTGCGAGCCGCTGATTGGCCCTCTTGAACGCCTGAATCTTGATAAGATCGATTGGGTCATTGCCGGAGGCGAAAGCGGACCGGGCGCCCGGCCGATGGCTTCGGAATGGGTACGCTCAATCCGCGACCAATGTCAGCGTCAGCGCGTCGCCTTCCACTTCAAGCAGTGGGGAGGCGCAGTCAAATCGAAGCATGGCAGAGAATTGGACGGCCGAACTTGGGACGAATGGCCGCGTAGGATCGTGACGGCTTAG
- a CDS encoding three-Cys-motif partner protein TcmP, with product MANAFFDEQRDQSLVKAAIVSKYFDAWSRVMIANANRLPISRLAYIDLFAGPGRYKDGSKSTPLMVLERAIAEPELASRLVAMFNDADPENVASLAESLQKIDGIDKLRVAPKVLCTEVGIDATTMFQNTQGCPTFSFIDPFGYKGLSRGIIQSVIREWGCDCVFFFNYSRINAGINNDSVRHHMDALFGRERIARMRAHLQNANPVEREAFILEELAQALQEMGATYMLPFRFRRPDGSRTSHALVFVTKHPLGYSIMKGIMAGESSTEDQGVPSFEYSPADARCPLLFSLNRPLDTLSGSLMDKFAGRTLSMKAIFDAHNVGTPFIERNYKQVLNQLESEGKIVANPPADRRPSRNGERTFADKTLATFPQKAG from the coding sequence GTGGCAAACGCTTTCTTCGACGAGCAACGTGATCAATCTCTTGTTAAAGCTGCAATTGTGTCGAAATATTTTGACGCTTGGAGCCGAGTAATGATCGCGAATGCGAACCGACTTCCGATATCACGGCTCGCATATATTGACTTGTTTGCTGGCCCAGGGCGTTACAAAGACGGTTCTAAATCTACGCCTCTAATGGTGCTAGAACGAGCGATAGCCGAACCAGAACTGGCCTCACGTCTAGTTGCGATGTTCAACGACGCCGATCCAGAAAACGTTGCCTCCCTTGCTGAATCCCTTCAGAAAATTGATGGAATTGATAAGCTCAGAGTAGCCCCGAAAGTCCTCTGCACGGAAGTCGGCATCGACGCGACAACGATGTTCCAGAACACGCAGGGCTGTCCCACGTTTTCGTTCATAGATCCTTTCGGATATAAAGGACTATCTCGCGGCATAATTCAGTCTGTCATACGGGAATGGGGCTGCGATTGCGTATTCTTCTTCAACTATAGCAGAATAAATGCCGGAATTAACAACGACTCAGTCCGTCATCATATGGACGCGCTGTTTGGACGAGAGCGCATTGCGCGAATGCGCGCTCATCTTCAGAACGCCAATCCCGTTGAGCGCGAAGCCTTCATTCTAGAAGAGTTGGCTCAAGCACTTCAGGAGATGGGCGCCACCTATATGTTGCCATTCCGTTTCCGGAGGCCCGATGGGAGCCGCACATCTCATGCCTTGGTCTTTGTTACAAAGCATCCTTTGGGGTACTCGATAATGAAGGGGATCATGGCAGGAGAAAGCTCGACCGAAGATCAAGGGGTGCCCTCGTTCGAATATTCACCCGCTGATGCCAGATGTCCGCTATTGTTCTCACTCAATCGTCCATTAGACACGTTGTCTGGAAGCCTGATGGATAAGTTTGCAGGCCGAACACTCAGCATGAAGGCCATTTTTGACGCCCACAACGTAGGCACGCCCTTCATCGAGAGGAACTACAAACAAGTGCTCAATCAATTGGAATCAGAAGGCAAGATCGTGGCCAACCCACCCGCCGATCGGCGCCCCAGCCGGAACGGCGAAAGGACTTTCGCCGACAAGACACTCGCTACATTCCCCCAGAAAGCCGGATAA
- a CDS encoding Flp family type IVb pilin, which yields MRTIGTADLLRDDHAAAAIEYALIAALIALACIIAFQSLGLNLANIFNTINNALS from the coding sequence ATGCGGACCATCGGAACAGCAGACCTCCTCCGCGACGACCACGCGGCGGCGGCGATCGAATATGCGCTGATCGCCGCGCTGATCGCGCTCGCGTGCATCATCGCCTTCCAGTCGCTCGGGCTCAATCTCGCGAACATCTTCAACACGATCAACAATGCGCTGAGCTGA
- a CDS encoding Rid family hydrolase, with translation MRWTTIAMMAAGLVAAPATAREADKVLMSENAEARAFQEAVGYADAVIAGDTIYLSGVVAAPAGEGAAGLVAGYERAFKHIAATLARAGASWDDVVDITTFHTDLAAHIDGFAAVKNRYVKAPLPAWTAIGVSRLYEPSAVVEIKVVARRPAK, from the coding sequence ATGCGGTGGACGACGATAGCGATGATGGCGGCCGGGCTGGTCGCGGCGCCCGCGACGGCGCGCGAGGCGGACAAGGTATTGATGTCCGAAAATGCCGAGGCGCGCGCCTTTCAGGAGGCGGTGGGCTATGCCGATGCGGTGATCGCGGGCGACACCATTTACCTGTCGGGCGTGGTCGCGGCGCCGGCGGGCGAGGGCGCGGCGGGGCTCGTCGCGGGCTATGAGCGCGCTTTCAAACATATCGCGGCGACGCTGGCGCGTGCGGGGGCGAGCTGGGACGATGTCGTCGACATCACGACCTTTCACACCGACCTTGCGGCGCATATCGACGGCTTTGCGGCGGTGAAGAACCGCTATGTGAAGGCGCCCCTTCCGGCGTGGACCGCGATCGGCGTGTCGCGATTGTACGAGCCGAGCGCGGTGGTCGAGATCAAGGTCGTCGCGCGGCGCCCGGCGAAATAG
- a CDS encoding GGDEF domain-containing protein, translating to MNGQFFISLLNPGIGLLFATAFFLLWLNRRERYVAYAAAAYIASALAFLILDVGPVLPMELQRLPANIGFLLTGIFFAAAIIQRYALPVPWRAMGVTAIAATAAFTWFLLGHPSIAARILTISIGAGIIAIMVVVVLWPVEKRHLIDRVLFWVAAFSALNLIVRPVVLLSLTGGFDNYVGFQQSVYWTTVQFTQAMVSIAAAISLMVAVAIDQIAELRRAADADNLSGLLNRRGFEAQADAALRRCIDADTPVALMIADLDHFKRVNDNHGHAVGDAIIAAFGAHARAIGPANMVAGRIGGEEFALLVPGASIEAARQLAEAVRTGLAAACADRIPARLCPTASFGIAIGAPGATLSALMEEADQALYEAKRMGRNRVRTFTPKPVRLAATCG from the coding sequence GTGAACGGACAATTTTTCATCTCGCTGCTCAACCCGGGCATCGGCCTCCTGTTCGCCACCGCCTTTTTCCTGCTGTGGCTGAACCGGCGCGAGCGCTACGTCGCCTACGCCGCCGCCGCCTACATCGCCTCCGCCCTCGCCTTCCTGATCCTCGACGTCGGCCCCGTGCTGCCGATGGAGCTGCAGCGGCTGCCCGCCAATATCGGCTTCCTTTTGACCGGCATCTTCTTCGCCGCCGCGATCATCCAGCGCTACGCGCTCCCCGTGCCCTGGCGCGCGATGGGCGTCACCGCGATCGCCGCGACCGCCGCCTTCACCTGGTTCCTGCTCGGCCACCCCAGCATCGCCGCGCGCATCCTGACGATCAGTATCGGCGCGGGCATCATCGCGATCATGGTCGTCGTCGTGCTCTGGCCCGTCGAAAAGCGCCACCTGATCGACCGCGTCCTCTTCTGGGTCGCCGCCTTCTCGGCGCTCAACCTCATCGTTCGCCCCGTCGTGCTGCTCTCGCTCACCGGCGGCTTCGACAATTATGTCGGCTTCCAGCAGTCGGTATACTGGACCACCGTCCAGTTCACGCAGGCGATGGTGTCGATCGCCGCGGCGATCAGCCTGATGGTCGCGGTCGCGATCGACCAGATTGCCGAGCTGCGCCGCGCCGCCGACGCCGACAATCTCTCGGGCCTGCTCAACCGCCGCGGGTTCGAGGCGCAGGCGGACGCCGCGCTCCGCCGCTGCATCGACGCCGACACCCCCGTCGCGCTGATGATCGCCGACCTCGACCATTTCAAGCGCGTCAACGACAATCACGGCCACGCGGTCGGCGACGCGATCATCGCGGCGTTCGGCGCGCACGCCCGCGCCATCGGCCCCGCGAACATGGTCGCGGGACGCATCGGCGGCGAGGAGTTCGCGCTGCTCGTCCCCGGCGCGAGCATAGAGGCCGCGCGCCAGCTCGCCGAGGCGGTCCGCACCGGCCTCGCCGCCGCGTGCGCCGACCGCATCCCCGCCCGGCTCTGCCCGACCGCCAGCTTCGGCATCGCGATCGGCGCCCCCGGCGCTACCCTCTCGGCGCTGATGGAGGAGGCCGATCAGGCGCTCTACGAAGCCAAGCGTATGGGCCGCAACCGCGTCCGCACCTTCACCCCCAAGCCGGTCCGCCTTGCCGCCACCTGTGGCTGA
- a CDS encoding LacI family DNA-binding transcriptional regulator, with protein MNGKMLRPTSFDVAERAGVSQSTVSRALRNSPGVNAETRARVSAAARELGYVVDRHASSLRLKSSETIALVTICRPGEDRSAINPFYFALLGSIAAATSARGFNLLVSFQENADNFRADFVASGLADAMIVIGTTSNREAWQYFAEAQASGLDFVCWGSPGSPFHWMRSENDIGGQLAAEHFISTGRRHIAFVGPQQSPQRQFDERRDGFTAALGLHGITPFVAEPPAAADRHAQGVAAVHALLEAHPETDAIFAASDMLALGVLQGLKDAGRRVPEDVALIGFDGIRAGTLADPALTTLEPDLDAAGEALVAMALEDDERTRSGTRIPVHLVVRGTA; from the coding sequence GTGAACGGAAAGATGCTGCGTCCCACATCGTTCGACGTTGCCGAGCGCGCCGGCGTGTCGCAATCGACCGTCTCGCGGGCGCTTCGCAACAGTCCCGGCGTCAACGCCGAAACGCGTGCGCGCGTCTCCGCCGCGGCGCGCGAACTCGGCTATGTCGTCGACCGCCACGCCTCGTCGCTGCGCCTCAAAAGCAGCGAGACGATCGCGCTCGTCACCATCTGCCGCCCGGGCGAGGATCGCAGCGCGATCAACCCCTTCTATTTCGCACTGCTCGGCAGCATCGCCGCCGCAACCTCGGCGCGCGGGTTCAACCTGCTCGTCTCCTTCCAGGAAAATGCCGACAATTTCCGCGCCGATTTCGTCGCCTCGGGGCTCGCCGACGCGATGATCGTCATCGGCACGACCAGCAACCGCGAAGCCTGGCAATATTTCGCCGAGGCACAGGCGTCGGGACTCGACTTCGTCTGCTGGGGCAGCCCGGGCAGCCCCTTCCACTGGATGCGCAGCGAGAATGATATCGGCGGCCAGCTCGCGGCCGAGCATTTCATCAGCACCGGGCGCCGCCATATCGCCTTCGTCGGGCCGCAGCAGTCGCCGCAGCGCCAGTTCGACGAACGCCGCGACGGCTTCACCGCGGCGCTTGGCCTCCACGGCATCACCCCCTTCGTCGCCGAGCCGCCCGCCGCCGCCGACCGCCATGCGCAGGGCGTCGCCGCGGTCCACGCCCTGCTCGAAGCGCACCCAGAAACCGATGCGATCTTCGCCGCTTCCGACATGCTCGCCTTGGGCGTGCTGCAGGGGCTGAAGGACGCCGGACGCCGCGTGCCCGAGGATGTCGCCCTGATCGGCTTCGACGGTATCCGCGCCGGCACGCTCGCCGACCCCGCGCTCACGACGCTCGAACCCGACCTCGACGCCGCCGGCGAGGCGCTTGTCGCGATGGCGCTCGAGGATGACGAACGCACGCGCAGCGGCACCCGCATCCCCGTCCATCTCGTCGTGCGCGGTACCGCATAA
- a CDS encoding DUF2891 domain-containing protein translates to MTHLTPDHATRFATATLSHLGREYPYKMDLVLNGPEDAKPPREHHPIFHGSFDWHSCVHGWWQILRLARRFPDLPVAAEIRTRADDMLVPEKVAGELAFLSRPYSAAFERPYGWAWLLALHAETERHDAPWATALEPLALAFAERFHAFLPKLTYPLRVGTHFNIGFALLLARHWAASHDLALVTLIDTRARDWFGDDRDCQAWEPGGDEFLSSALTEAHLMAVVLGDDFPTWFDAFLPRAASEQPATLFTPATVSDRSDGKIAHLDGLNLSRAWSWRAVVSALGPAHPVAPVAEAAAQRHLAAALPHVTGDYMGEHWLASFALLALDGL, encoded by the coding sequence ATGACCCACCTCACCCCCGACCACGCCACGCGCTTCGCGACCGCGACCCTCTCGCACCTCGGCCGCGAATATCCGTACAAGATGGACCTCGTCCTCAACGGCCCCGAGGATGCGAAGCCCCCGCGCGAGCATCACCCGATCTTCCACGGCAGCTTCGACTGGCATAGCTGCGTTCATGGCTGGTGGCAGATCCTCCGCCTCGCGCGGCGCTTCCCCGACCTCCCCGTCGCCGCCGAGATCCGCACGCGAGCAGACGACATGCTCGTCCCCGAAAAGGTCGCGGGCGAGCTGGCCTTTCTCTCGCGCCCCTATTCGGCCGCGTTCGAACGCCCCTATGGCTGGGCGTGGCTGCTCGCGCTCCATGCCGAGACCGAACGCCATGATGCCCCCTGGGCGACCGCGCTCGAACCGCTCGCGCTCGCCTTCGCCGAGCGCTTTCACGCCTTCCTGCCCAAGCTCACCTATCCGCTGCGCGTCGGCACCCATTTCAACATCGGCTTCGCGCTGCTCCTCGCCCGCCACTGGGCTGCGAGCCACGACCTCGCGCTCGTCACGTTGATCGACACCCGCGCCCGCGACTGGTTCGGCGACGACCGCGACTGTCAGGCGTGGGAGCCCGGCGGCGACGAATTCCTCTCCTCCGCGCTCACCGAGGCGCATCTGATGGCGGTCGTCCTCGGCGACGATTTCCCCACATGGTTCGACGCCTTCCTGCCCCGCGCCGCCAGTGAACAGCCCGCGACGCTCTTCACCCCCGCCACCGTCTCCGACCGCAGCGACGGCAAGATCGCGCATCTCGACGGGCTCAATCTCAGCCGCGCGTGGAGCTGGCGCGCGGTGGTGTCGGCGCTGGGGCCGGCGCACCCCGTCGCCCCGGTCGCCGAAGCCGCGGCGCAGCGCCATCTCGCCGCCGCACTCCCCCACGTCACCGGCGACTATATGGGCGAGCACTGGCTCGCGAGCTTCGCGCTGCTCGCGCTCGACGGCCTTTGA
- a CDS encoding DUF979 domain-containing protein produces the protein MITLGFVYVLAGLTFALFAVLGLLDRTNPKRFGNGIFWGLLALSMLAGDYLGDFGNGLLVLALVAIAGTGQIGRAPGGDVAPEVQAERAAKHGPFLLLVALIIPAVALAGTFLFKWLPGLADPKQATLISLALGVLIALAVGMARLKPPALLPLQQGRRLLDAVGWAAILPQMLASLGAVFALAGVGEVVGDLIGTTIPEGSLFGATLAFGIGMALFTMVMGNAFAAFPVMLAAVGMPLLIKQYGGDPAVVAAIGMLAGFCGTLMTPMAANFNLVPAALLELKNPYGVIKAQIGTALPLLAVNILFIWLFAF, from the coding sequence ATGATCACGCTCGGCTTCGTCTATGTCCTCGCGGGCCTGACCTTTGCGCTCTTTGCGGTCCTCGGCCTCCTCGACCGCACCAACCCCAAACGCTTTGGCAACGGCATCTTCTGGGGCCTGCTTGCCCTCTCGATGCTGGCGGGCGATTATCTCGGCGACTTCGGCAACGGCCTCCTCGTCCTCGCGCTCGTCGCGATTGCGGGCACCGGCCAGATCGGCCGCGCCCCCGGCGGCGACGTCGCCCCCGAGGTGCAGGCCGAACGCGCCGCAAAACACGGTCCGTTCCTGCTCCTCGTCGCGTTGATCATCCCTGCGGTCGCGCTCGCAGGCACCTTTCTGTTCAAATGGCTTCCCGGCCTCGCCGACCCCAAGCAGGCGACCTTGATCTCGCTCGCGCTCGGCGTGCTGATCGCGCTCGCCGTCGGCATGGCGCGCCTGAAACCTCCCGCTCTGCTTCCGCTCCAGCAGGGGCGCCGCCTGCTCGACGCCGTCGGCTGGGCCGCCATCCTGCCGCAGATGCTCGCCAGCCTCGGCGCCGTGTTCGCGCTCGCCGGCGTCGGCGAAGTCGTCGGCGATCTCATCGGCACCACGATTCCCGAGGGCAGCCTGTTCGGCGCAACGCTCGCCTTCGGGATCGGCATGGCGCTGTTCACCATGGTGATGGGCAACGCCTTCGCGGCTTTCCCGGTGATGCTCGCGGCGGTCGGCATGCCTTTGCTCATCAAGCAATATGGCGGCGACCCCGCGGTGGTCGCGGCGATCGGCATGCTCGCAGGCTTCTGCGGCACGCTGATGACCCCGATGGCAGCGAACTTCAACCTCGTCCCCGCAGCGCTGCTCGAACTCAAAAATCCCTATGGCGTGATCAAGGCGCAGATCGGGACCGCGCTGCCCTTGCTCGCGGTGAACATCCTCTTCATCTGGCTCTTTGCATTCTGA
- a CDS encoding DUF969 domain-containing protein, translating to MLVLIGILIIIAGFLLRFNPLLVIMASALATGLAAGLDIAAIIAAFGKAFNDTRYVSIIWIVLPVIGLLEAYGLQQHARSLIDRMKGATLGRLLTGYLLLRQAMAAVGLTSVAGHAQTVRPLVAPMAEAAAEARNDALTDDQREEVKAFSAATDNIGLFFGEDIFLAIGSILLMKGVLEGYGYQIEPLHFSLWAIPTAIAAFIIHGLRLRRLEKRMMKQGAGA from the coding sequence ATGCTCGTCCTGATCGGCATCCTGATCATCATCGCGGGCTTCCTGCTCCGCTTCAATCCGCTGCTCGTCATCATGGCTTCGGCGCTCGCGACCGGGCTCGCCGCGGGGCTCGACATCGCCGCGATCATCGCCGCCTTTGGCAAGGCATTCAACGACACGCGCTATGTCTCGATCATCTGGATCGTCCTGCCGGTCATCGGCCTGCTCGAAGCCTACGGCCTGCAACAGCATGCGCGCAGCCTGATCGACCGGATGAAGGGCGCGACGCTCGGCCGTCTGCTCACCGGCTACCTCCTGCTCCGTCAGGCGATGGCTGCGGTCGGCCTCACCTCGGTCGCGGGCCATGCGCAGACCGTCCGCCCGCTTGTTGCCCCGATGGCCGAAGCCGCCGCCGAGGCACGCAACGACGCGCTCACCGACGACCAGCGCGAGGAAGTGAAAGCCTTTTCGGCCGCGACCGACAATATCGGCCTCTTCTTCGGCGAGGATATCTTCCTCGCGATCGGCTCGATCCTGCTGATGAAGGGCGTGCTCGAAGGCTATGGCTATCAGATCGAGCCTTTGCACTTCTCGCTCTGGGCGATCCCGACCGCTATCGCCGCCTTCATCATCCACGGCCTCCGCCTCCGCCGCCTCGAAAAGCGAATGATGAAACAGGGGGCCGGCGCATGA